The Gemmatimonadota bacterium genome has a window encoding:
- a CDS encoding EamA family transporter — translation MSAKSNAPPLAGVLAAFAAVYLIWGSTYLAIRFAIETLPGFLMAGVRFSIAGALLFAWTQARGAARPTGAQWKTAAVMGALMLLGGNGGVVWATEKVPSGIVALLVATVPLWMVLLDWAYGTGPRPSARVVLGLALGFAGAVLLVGPDAVGAADLVDPVRGLVALGASVSWAAGSIYARRAPQPKSPLVATAGQMMLGGLFLLLLGLGTGEAAEVNPAGFSTLSVASLGYLIVFGAIVGYSAYVWLLRVSTAARVSTYAYVNPVVAVFLGWLLASEPVTPRVLLAAAIIVAGVAVITSERTRPTR, via the coding sequence GTGTCCGCAAAGTCCAACGCGCCGCCGCTGGCCGGGGTCCTGGCCGCGTTCGCGGCGGTCTACCTCATCTGGGGCAGCACGTACCTGGCGATCCGCTTCGCGATCGAGACGCTGCCCGGCTTCCTCATGGCGGGCGTCCGGTTCAGCATCGCGGGCGCGCTTCTGTTCGCCTGGACGCAGGCGCGTGGCGCAGCGCGGCCCACGGGCGCGCAGTGGAAGACCGCGGCGGTCATGGGTGCGCTGATGCTGCTCGGGGGCAACGGCGGCGTGGTATGGGCCACCGAGAAGGTCCCGTCGGGCATCGTGGCGCTCCTGGTCGCCACCGTGCCCCTCTGGATGGTGCTGCTGGACTGGGCGTACGGGACCGGCCCGCGGCCCAGCGCGCGCGTGGTGCTGGGCCTCGCGCTCGGGTTCGCCGGCGCGGTGCTGCTGGTGGGCCCGGACGCCGTCGGCGCCGCCGACCTGGTGGACCCGGTGCGCGGCCTGGTGGCGCTGGGCGCGAGCGTGTCCTGGGCCGCAGGGTCCATATACGCCAGGCGAGCGCCGCAGCCCAAGTCACCCCTGGTGGCCACCGCTGGGCAGATGATGCTCGGCGGGCTGTTCCTGCTGCTGCTGGGGCTCGGCACGGGCGAAGCGGCGGAGGTGAACCCCGCGGGCTTCTCCACGCTGTCGGTGGCGTCGCTGGGCTACCTGATCGTGTTCGGCGCGATCGTCGGCTACAGCGCATACGTCTGGCTGCTGCGTGTGTCCACCGCCGCGAGGGTGTCGACGTACGCTTACGTGAACCCGGTTGTGGCGGTGTTCCTGGGCTGGCTGCTGGCGAGCGAGCCGGTTACGCCGCGCGTGCTGCTCGCGGCGGCGATCATCGTGGCCGGTGTGGCGGTCATCACTAGCGAGCGCACGCGACCGACCAGGTAA
- a CDS encoding dipeptide epimerase encodes MRIELETLELSTRHAFHIARMQAPPTRRTVWVRLIDGDGVQGWGEAPTSTPYYGETAETAHAALRQVEGLVVEAAVRERGGAEAGGPEAIPPGPIEEAVAAALSGQPMARAGLSAALHDLLGKRAGAPVWRTWGLDPAAAPRSSYTIGLDEPAVMRERAAETAGYPVIKVKVGTDADEASLAAIRDVRPDATLLVDANTAWTLQGAIDRLPMLEAYRVAVIEQPLHPDDEDSWLPLRRASSVPLVADESCLNAADVERLAGNVDGINIKLAKCGSLTEARRMAEVARSHDMIVMLGCMVESTLGIAAGVQVAPLVDYCDLDGAALLAEDPFTGPGLEADGSLRFNDEPGLGVRKRE; translated from the coding sequence ATGCGCATAGAGCTGGAAACGCTGGAACTCAGCACCCGCCACGCCTTCCACATCGCCCGCATGCAGGCGCCGCCCACGCGCCGCACGGTGTGGGTGCGGCTGATCGACGGCGACGGCGTGCAGGGGTGGGGCGAGGCGCCCACCTCGACGCCGTACTACGGGGAGACGGCGGAGACCGCGCACGCGGCCCTGCGGCAGGTGGAGGGGTTGGTCGTCGAGGCCGCGGTCCGCGAACGCGGCGGCGCCGAAGCCGGCGGCCCGGAGGCGATCCCGCCGGGGCCGATCGAGGAGGCTGTCGCTGCGGCGTTATCCGGTCAGCCGATGGCGCGCGCGGGCCTGTCCGCGGCCCTCCACGACCTGCTCGGCAAGCGCGCGGGCGCGCCGGTCTGGCGCACGTGGGGCCTGGACCCCGCCGCAGCGCCGCGCTCGAGCTACACGATCGGCCTGGACGAGCCGGCCGTCATGCGCGAGCGCGCCGCCGAGACCGCCGGCTACCCGGTGATCAAGGTGAAGGTCGGGACGGACGCGGACGAGGCGTCGCTCGCCGCGATCCGCGATGTCAGGCCAGACGCCACGCTGCTGGTGGACGCCAACACGGCGTGGACCCTCCAGGGCGCCATCGACCGCCTGCCGATGCTGGAGGCCTACCGCGTGGCGGTCATCGAGCAGCCGCTACACCCCGACGACGAGGACAGTTGGCTGCCCCTCCGCCGCGCGTCGAGCGTCCCCCTGGTCGCCGACGAGAGCTGCCTGAACGCGGCCGACGTGGAGCGACTCGCCGGCAACGTCGATGGGATCAACATCAAGCTGGCCAAGTGCGGCTCGCTGACCGAGGCGAGGCGCATGGCGGAGGTCGCGCGCTCGCACGACATGATCGTCATGCTGGGGTGCATGGTTGAGAGCACTCTGGGGATCGCGGCCGGAGTGCAGGTCGCGCCGCTGGTGGACTACTGCGACCTGGACGGCGCCGCCTTGCTCGCGGAGGACCCGTTCACGGGACCCGGACTCGAGGCGGACGGCAGCCTGCGCTTCAACGACGAGCCGGGGCTGGGGGTGCGAAAGCGGGAGTAG
- the bcp gene encoding thioredoxin-dependent thiol peroxidase, producing MIDAGDLAPDFVLPSDTDGDVRLSDLRGKTVVLYFYPKDLTSGCTTQACDLRDNLGRIEEGNAVVLGVSPDPVSLHAKFRAKHDLNFPLLADEDHAVAEAYGVWKEKSMYGRKYMGIERSTFIIGPDGVIAHAWRRVKPKEHAERVIAAI from the coding sequence GTGATCGACGCGGGAGACCTGGCCCCGGACTTCGTGCTGCCTTCGGATACCGATGGGGACGTGCGGCTGTCCGACCTGCGCGGCAAGACCGTCGTACTCTACTTCTACCCCAAGGACCTCACTTCCGGGTGTACGACCCAGGCGTGCGACCTGCGCGACAACCTCGGCCGTATCGAGGAGGGCAACGCCGTGGTCCTGGGCGTCAGCCCCGACCCGGTGTCATTGCACGCCAAGTTCCGCGCGAAGCACGACCTGAACTTTCCGCTGCTGGCCGATGAAGACCACGCAGTCGCCGAGGCGTACGGCGTGTGGAAGGAGAAGTCCATGTACGGGCGCAAGTACATGGGCATCGAGCGCAGCACCTTCATCATCGGCCCGGACGGCGTCATCGCCCACGCCTGGCGCAGGGTGAAGCCGAAGGAGCACGCCGAGAGGGTGATCGCGGCGATCTAG